In Myxococcales bacterium, the DNA window GACACATTTTCCCGAGGGGCAGACGGCGTCGATCGAGCGCTGCACGACGTTCGGGGTGGGCGGGGGAACCCCGTGGAGTCGCCTCGGCCACCGATCGAGGAGCCCTTCGGCCGTCATTTGCTGGATGATCGAGACGAGGATCAGCGTCTGCGCGGTGAGATCGTCCGTTCGGCGGATGCGGGCGCCGAAGCGCTCCATGACCTCTTCGAGGGCGTTCCGCTCGGCGCAGAACACCCACGAGGCCTCGTTTCGTTCGGCCAACCGCGGGAGCAGCGCCGCCCTCTCGGGGCCCGCGGCGGGGTAGGGCTCGCCCGGCGGGAGGCGCCCTCGCACCGAGTGGATCGCCTTCACGACGACGCCCTTGTCGTGCACGAGAAAGAGGCCTCCCTTGGGGCGATCGACCTCGCGCTCGGGCGGCGCGCTCGGCTTCCACAGCGCGAGGAAGCGCGTCCACGACTCGTGTGTCCAGCCTTCGAAGCGTACGTCCGCGGTCAGCATCGATCCCTCATCTCTACCATTCGCCGCCCCGGTGCGTGAGCCCGAGCGATAGGCGTGCACCTTCGTGCTTCGCGGGCTAAGGAGCGAGTCGTGGACGCCGATACGCTCTTTCGCCGGTTCTTCTTGCCGCTCTACCCCGAGGGCGCGCGCAGCGACCTCGCCGCCGTCCGCACGGTGGACGCAAATCCTGCAAAGAATCCGGCCATTTACGCCCACTTGGGGGACGCCGCGAGCCGGTTTGCCGTGCTCTTCCCGAAGCTCGTCGGAGAGGGCGCCGCGGCGCTCGGGGAGCTCGACTTCACCGACGCGAGCGTGCACCGCCTCTCGGCCGCCATCTCGGCCGAGCGCCGCGACGCGTGGGCGAGCGAGGGCGCCGAGGGGACCGCCGAGAGCACGCTCTTCAACGTGGTGGTCCACGGCGCCGCGTACGTCGGCGCGTGCATCGTGAAGAACCACGGCGGCACGTTCGCCGTACGGAGCCCCTTGTGGGAGAGCCTCGTGACGCTCGAGTCGCGCCTCGGCACGGGGGACCTGCCCGTGTTCCACTGGTGGCTCAAGGCCCTCGCCGACGCCCCCGGGAATGGCGAGACCCCGCGGACGACGCTCGCCGATCGCTACCGCGCGCACGTCGAGGTGCCGCGCACGAGCCCCGAGGCGATGGCCCCGATCTTCGAGGGCGAGCGGAAGTTCCCGCGCCTCTCGAAGGTGCGGTACGACGTGCTCTACAAATACTTGAAGGCGCACGTGCCCGAGCTGAAAGACCTCGGAGATTTCCCCTCGCCCGAGCGCTTCGAGGAGCTCGAGCTCTCGTGGATCGACGTGCTCTCGCTCGCGCAGAACCGCATCTTGCTCTTCGTGGCGTTCGGCAAGCGGGGGCTCCACCTCTTCTTCTTCACGGCCCAAGGCTTCGACAAGTCGCTCTTCTACATGGCCGACTCGTTCCCCGAGCCCGTCGTGCGCGCGCGCGGCGACAAGCTCGAGGTGCACCTCGCCGTGGGCGAGAAGCCCGTCGTGCACGAGATGCCCTTCTGGGGCATCTGACACGGCGCGGGACCGTTCGCGCGGGCTACCGTTTCGTCGCAGGCGGGCCCGCGTGGTACACCAAAGGGACGATGAGCGAAGAACCGACGGACAAGGCCACGCAGCCCGTGGCCAAGAAGGGCAACGCCGAGAGCCCGAGCGACGGCCCGTTCTACGCGGTCAGCGTCGCGGTGGTCGTCGTGGGCCTCCTCTTCGGGTTCTTCGGGCTGCCCCGCGTCTTCCGCTCGAATCACGCCGCGCACGTGGGCAAAGAGGCGCCGTCGTTCGCGCTCCCCGTGCTCACGAACGGCGAAGAGGTGAAGGCCATGCAGGGGACCGAGGTCGCCCTCTCTTCCCTCAAAGGAAGCCCGGTGCTGCTCGACTACTGGGCCACCTGGTGCGGCCCCTGCCAAGCCGAGGCGCCCGTCATCGACCGCGTGTACCGTCGCCACAAGGAGCGCGGGCTCGTCGTGCTCGGCATCAACGTGAACTCTCGCGGAGACACCGAAGGGGTCGTCCCCTGGGTGCGCAAGAAGGGCCTCAGCTTCACCATCCTGCACGACGTCGACAACGCGGCCTCCGCGGCCTTCGACGTGCAGAACATCCCGACGCTCGTCCTCATCTCGCGCGAGGGAAAAGTCGCGGCGATCCGCACCGGCGTCACGAGCGACGAGGACCTCGATCGCCTCGTGAAGGACGTGCTCTGATCGTGAGCGCTACGCTACGACGAGCACCTCGCGCCGCTCGAGGGTGACGTCGAAGACCTCCCCGAGGCGCGCCGCGGTGAGCACTTCGTCGGCCGCACCGGAGGCCATGACGGCGCCTCCGCGCATCAGCATCGCGTGGGTCGCGGCGCGCGCGGCTCCCGCGAAGTCGTGCAGCACCAGGACGACCGTGGTGCCTCGCTCTCGTGTGGCCTCGCCGAGCACGCGGAAGAAGCTCGCCTCGGCTTTGGCGTCGAGCGACGCCGTGGGCTCGTCGAGGAGGAGCACGTCCGTGCGTTGAGCGAAGGCCCGCGCGAGGGCCACGCGCTTTCGTTCCCCCCCGGAGAGCTCCATCGCGGGTTTGTCGGCGAGCCTCGTGAGGTCGAAGCGTTCGAGCTCTTCGTCGACGATGCGGCGGTCTTCGTCCGTCGGAGCCCTCCACGGCGATCCGTAGGGCGTGCGCCCCATCGCTACGACCTCGCGCGCCGTGAAGTCGAACACCACCTCCACGTCCTGAGGGACCAGCGCGAGCCGCGTGGCCACCTCCGGCCGGCGGAGGCGGTCGAGCTTCACGCCGCACAAGGTCACGGCGCCCGACG includes these proteins:
- a CDS encoding TlpA family protein disulfide reductase encodes the protein MSEEPTDKATQPVAKKGNAESPSDGPFYAVSVAVVVVGLLFGFFGLPRVFRSNHAAHVGKEAPSFALPVLTNGEEVKAMQGTEVALSSLKGSPVLLDYWATWCGPCQAEAPVIDRVYRRHKERGLVVLGINVNSRGDTEGVVPWVRKKGLSFTILHDVDNAASAAFDVQNIPTLVLISREGKVAAIRTGVTSDEDLDRLVKDVL
- a CDS encoding ABC transporter ATP-binding protein, translated to MQRGETWAVCGPNGSGKSTMLRVMAGLLRPTSGAVTLCGVKLDRLRRPEVATRLALVPQDVEVVFDFTAREVVAMGRTPYGSPWRAPTDEDRRIVDEELERFDLTRLADKPAMELSGGERKRVALARAFAQRTDVLLLDEPTASLDAKAEASFFRVLGEATRERGTTVVLVLHDFAGAARAATHAMLMRGGAVMASGAADEVLTAARLGEVFDVTLERREVLVVA